A single region of the Branchiostoma lanceolatum isolate klBraLanc5 chromosome 1, klBraLanc5.hap2, whole genome shotgun sequence genome encodes:
- the LOC136436534 gene encoding uncharacterized protein, with the protein MSSFTISKIVLATWFLGVVSLTRTFRLNLDPQPPTWPSAFSIAFYEEIFVFIAPISGNEGAWHYDYANGRARYDHLEGQSDEFCLDSGLKLSDNHSDCHLIFATDMYVHYPREKQCCRACGPAEGCTVLKPAWLTGAKYIGKENISGMVCHGWEKQGAVASDRWFQTEEGMPCQYSESFKLRPELHTVTFSNVTYKVGPIKDSIFHVPKYCNRTCPSPYKPPPRIGL; encoded by the exons ATGTCTAGCTTCACAATAAGCAAAATCGTTCTCGCTACGTGGTTCCTAGGGGTGGTGTCGTTAACCCGAACCTTTCGGCTCAACCTCGACCCCCAGCCGCCGACTTGGCCTTCAGCCTTCTCGATAGCTTTCTACGAGGAGATCTTCGTTTTTATCGCCCCCATCAGCGGCAATGAGGGAGCATGGCACTACGACTATGCCAATGGGAGAGCGCGGTACGACCATTTGGAGGGGCAATCGGACGAATTCTGTCTCGATAGCGGTTTGAAGCTGAGTGACAACCACAGCGACTGTCACTTGATCTTCGCTACAGACATGTACGTGCATTACCCCCGGGAGAAACAGTGCTGCCGGGCCTGTGGGCCTGCCGAGGGCTGCACCGTTCTGAAACCAGCGTGGCTGACAGGGGCGAAGTATATTGGGAAAGAAAACATCAGCGGGATGGTGTGCCATGGCTGGGAGAAACAAGGCGCTGTGGCATCTGACAG GTGGTTCCAGACAGAAGAGGGCATGCCTTGCCAGTATTCCGAAAGCTTTAAACTGAGACCAGAACTTCACACAGTTACATTCAGCAACGTCACGTACAAGGTTGGCCCAATCAAGGACAGCATCTTCCACGTCCCTAAGTACTGTAACAGGACATGTCCATCACCCTATAAGCCTCCTCCTAGAATTGGGCTTTAG
- the LOC136436546 gene encoding uncharacterized protein → MTRVFVVACLLGVMSLTQTFKVTPEPPSWPLAFSVGFHEDWNVSVIPSNDGAWYYDYNIMRARFDHLQGQSNLFCQGRGLTLKDNHSDCHLIFATDMYVHYPQEKQCCRACGPAEGCTVLKPAWLTGAKYIGKQNISGMVCNGWEKQGSVASDRWYQTEVGTPCQYWEMFRIPSHPLHTMTFNISTYKVGPVQRSVFDVPDYCNITCPNPWKPHGEY, encoded by the exons ATGACCCGGGTCTTTGTCGTTGCGTGCCTACTGGGGGTGATGTCCTTGACTCAAACTTTCAAGGTCACCCCTGAGCCGCCATCATGGCCCTTAGCCTTCTCAGTAGGTTTTCACGAAGATTGGAATGTTTCCGTCATTCCCAGCAACGACGGCGCTTGGTACTACGACTACAACATAATGAGAGCGCGGTTTGACCACTTGCAGGGGCAATCCAACCTTTTCTGTCAGGGCCGTGGTTTGACGCTGAAGGACAACCACAGTGACTGTCACTTGATCTTCGCTACAGACATGTACGTGCATTACCCCCAGGAGAAACAGTGCTGCCGGGCCTGTGGGCCTGCCGAGGGCTGCACCGTTCTGAAACCAGCGTGGCTGACAGGGGCAAAGTACATTGGGAAACAAAACATCAGCGGAATGGTGTGCAATGGCTGGGAGAAACAAGGCAGTGTGGCATCCGACAG GTGGTACCAGACAGAAGTTGGCACGCCTTGTCAGTACTGGGAGATGTTTAGAATCCCGTCACATCCTCTCCACACCATGACCTTCAACATCAGTACCTACAAGGTCGGCCCTGTCCAGAGAAGCGTCTTCGATGTTCCTGACtactgtaacattacatgtccAAACCCTTGGAAACCACATGGGGAATACTAA